The Nostoc sp. NIES-3756 DNA window CAGCAGATATTATTTTTAATTTAGTTAAGCCGTTAGATAGTCAGCAGGATAGAGAAATTGTTGATTTATTAGCAGCAAATGGACGTATTCTTGCCACCCCTGTAGATAGTCCTTTAGATTTTCCTCATTGGGATAATTCAGCGATGGATGGTTACGCAGTAGGTTACGAAGATGTGCAGAACTCCAGCGCCGAACAACCAGTTAGTTTAGAAATTATCGAAGAAATTCCCGCAGGCTATCAACCCAAATCTACACTGCAACCAGGACAAGCCGCACGCATCTTTACAGGTGCAGTTATCCCCAAGGGTGCGGATACTGTAGTCATGCAGGAAAGAACACGCCAGGAAGATAAAGATAATCGCGTGTTTATCTTGACTACACCACAACCTGGGGAATTTGTCAGACGTAAAGCATCCTATTACCAAGCTGGCACACAACTATTACCAGCCGGAATTAAATTAACTGCGGCAGAAATAGCTATTTTAGCTGCGTCTCAATGTCCCCAAGTTAAAGTTTACCGTCGTCCCCGAGTAGCAATTCTCTCTACAGGTGATGAATTAGTCACACCTGATCAACCCTTACAACCAGGACAAATTGTCGATTCTAATCAATATGCTTTAGCCGCTTTAGTCCGTCAAATTGGGGCAGAACCAATATTATTAGGCATTGTTAAAGATAACCCAAAAGCCCTAGAAGAAACTATCACCCACGCCGTAACTAACGCCGATATCATCATTTCTTCGGGTGGCGTTTCTGTTGGTGATTACGACTACGTTGATCAAATTTTAGCTGCATTAGGCGCGACAATTCACATCCGTTCTGTAGAAATGCGCCCAGGCAAACCCCTTACCGTTGCTACCTTCCCCCAGTCCGTTATCTATTTTGGTTTACCAGGAAACCCGGCTGCGGTGTTGGTAACATTTTGGCGATTTGTACAGCCAGTAATTAAGAAACTATCAGGACTAGTGGAGGGTTGGGAACCAGGATTTGTAAAAGTGCGATCGCATGATGAATTGCGATCAGATGGAAAGCGCGAAACTTATATTTGGGGACGCTTGCATTTAATTGATGGAGTCTACGAATTTCACAAAGCTGGTGGAAGTCATAGTTCTGGTAATTTGATTAATTTAGCTCAAACCAATGCTTTAGCAATGCTACCAGTAGGTAAAACATTAATTTCCTCTGGGGAAGAAGTATTAGTTTTACAAAACAATTTTTAACCCCAAATAATTACGAATTACGAATTACGAATTGTTATTTTCGTGTGTAACGATGTTTTACGCCGATGGGGAAATATTCGTGATCGCCCATCGATGCTAATGCCACCTGTGGTATTTGGTATTCTGGAGGGACATAGTTAGCAAACTCGCTATTTAACCGCAAAAGTTGAGTCAGAATTGAATTGGCGATAGCTTGGCGTTTATCTTCGCTATCTTCTACACCTGGCGCTAATTCTACAACTACAGATAAAAAGCGGTTTTTGTCAGTATCTTCTTTCACCTGTAAAACGAATTTACCTGTTACCCACTCTTGGATAACTGTTTGTTCTAATCCCACTGTGACATTCTCTGGGTAAATATTGGCTCCAAAATAGGAGACTGTAAAGTTAGAACGTCCGAAAACGTAGACAAATGGTAGTTGATTAATACCTCTGGAGGATTTGAGAGTTTCTAGAGGGTTAAATCCCCAATTTGCTAAAAACTCAAGCATGGCATCATAAGTAATGATTCCCCCAGTGTCTAAAATGTTGTAGCGGATGAGAGGAACACCGTTATTACCAGAAAATAATAATTGCCCGTCTTGCACTTCAAAAAAGCGGTTAACTGGGTCATACTGTACCAGTGTCGGTAAACGAGATTCCCCAAATAAAGCTTTAGCAGCTTCAGGAGTTTGTGCTAAGAAACGGCGGATGCAAATACTCAAAGGGGTTTCATTACCCAACACGCCTGCATCGGCTGTACCGTAAAGCGAGGCTGAGTCATAACAAGAATTTTGGGAACCCATTCTTTCCCCGACTAAACTACGCCATTCTTCACTAAATACTTCCCCCGCCATCACCAGTTTAATTTGATAGCGTTGCCACTCTACACCACGAGCAATGCCTGTATCAATCACATCCTTAAGAAATGGTGGATATCCTAACAATACCACTTGCTCAAAATTACCCCCGAGTTCCTGCACTACCCGCAAGATTTCTTCCTTATTATTACCCGGTGTAATCACGGTGATGAGGTAGCCTTTACTGGCAAGATAGCGACAGCAGTTAGTAGTAAACATACCACCTACCCATGTGCCAAGGGTGAAACAAATCACCGCGAGAGTGCGTCTAGTATCAGCAGCAAAGCTATCGTGAAAAATTTGCTCAAATCTTGTAGCAATTTGCAGCTCATCGGTGAAGAAACGAGGCCAAAATGTGGGTTTACCTGTGGAACCAGAGGAAGCCGCTATCATATCGCAACCGGATAAGTTGCCGTTACGGCACAAATCAGTTAAGGGGTAACGAGAAATGTAATTATCTTTAGCGATCGCAGGTAATTGGCGAAAATCTTCTAAACTTTGAATAGTATTGGCATCAATTCCCCTCTCTGCCAAAAATGCCTGATATGCAGGTACATTAGCAGCCACATCACGAAACAAACTCAAAACCGCCGACTCATCAGAAGTTTGCTGATGTGTTTCCAGTAAAGATGCCAAGGGAGTAGTAACAAAATCATCCCAGGCTTTAATTACTTGTGTTCTGCGTAATTCGTTGTTAGTCATTAGTCAACAGTTAACCGTTAACGCTTGCTTCTTTAGACAATATTCGTAAATGGTACTAGATTCGTTGTAGTAATTTAGAAAAATGCTCATCTATATCCTTCATCACCATGCAGGTTTATTGCAGTAAGCAACACGCAAATCATGGCAGTAATCGTTTTTGTACCCACTGCGGTGAAGCTTTGCCGCTTGCTGTGCAGCAAATTATAGATAATCGCTATCGGATTATACGTCAACTAGGACAGGGTGGTTTTGGACGGACTTATTTAGCTGAAGATATCAAAAAGGCTAATCAACCTTTTGTAGTCAAGGAATTTGCACCCCAAGTAGAACAAAAAGAAGACTTACAAAAAGCAAAGGAGTTGTTTGAGAGAGAAGCCAATGTCCTCAAAAGACTCCAGCATTCTCAAATTCCTCGTTTTCACGGTTCTTTACAAGCAAAAATTGGTACTAAGGATTTCTTCTTTTTAGTCCAAGACTATGTAGAGGGTGACAACTACTGGCAACTTTTAGAACAGCGTCAAAGTCAAGGAAAAGCTTTTACAGAACAGGAAATAATCACTTTACTGCAACAAATTTTACCTGTTTTATCTTATATTCACTCTCAAAATGTCGTTCACCGCGATATTTCACCTGATAACTTAATTTGTCGTCGTGCTGATAATCTACCTATTCTCATCGACTTTGGTGGGGTAAAACAGTTACCTGCTTCTCAAGGTTTATGGTTAACTAAGTTGGCTGGCAATAATACTATTTTAGGTAAAAAAGGTTACGCTCCAGAGGAGCAACTAAGACAAGGGAAAGTATTTATAAGCAGCGATTTATACTCTTTAGGTGTTACGGCGTTAGTATTGCTGACAGGTAAAGAGCCGCAACAATTATACGATAGCTATCAGGGTATATGGCGTTGGGGTAGAGAAATTAAAGTTAGTAGACAACTGGAAACAGTGTTAAAAAAGATGCTAGCTTATAAACCCAGCGATCGCTATCAAAGTGCAGCACAAATCCTCAATGATTTACCCGCGCCTCTAGGGGTGACTAAGCCACCATCTACCCACCTGACTAAGATTAAAACAATGGTAGTTTCTCCTGGGCGGAAAGCAACAGTTCTAGCTGGGAAACTCCAGCGCCAGACTCAAGCCGCCAGCCAAAAGTTACCTTTACCTATCTGGCTACGTCCTTTTGCTATTAGCTTTGGGGTAACAGGCTTAATTGTGTTAACGGGTGCGGGAACGTTTGCTTTAGTAAATTCCGTTGTACGTGGTGTATCTTCAATTTCTTTACCGTCTATTTCTTTACCCGAACTACCATCCTTACCCAACCCTCTGGCGCAGCCAGTCGGCGACAAAAACAAAACTAGTAGCGGTGAAATTCTTAACCGTCGTCAACAGCTAGAAATTCCCGAAAGATTTTTTATCCAAACGGTAGATAGTTTATTTTATGCCCAGAAGCCACAATTAAAAGGACGTAGCTTGACATCTAAGGCGGAAGATGCGCCTTTAAGAGAGGAATGGCACATCGTCGCTGGAGATTTTTTGAATAAAATAGAACAGGCTAACCTCAGTACTGCATCTCGGCGAAAACTAGGAAGCTATACCCAAAGAGATTACGAAAATTGGAGACGACAAGCACGTTCAGGACAACTAGGTAATTACACCATCAACGATCTCAACACAGACACAAATCAAAAATTTGATAAATTGTTTCCCAATCAACGACGTGGGAAACTGAATCAACAAACTTTCGGTCAAATTTGGTATGCGATCGCAGATGATCAAGTAAGTAAAGCCAGATCAGGTAAGTAGAGACTGGAGAGATGAGGGAGTAACCCACCCCTAGCCCCTCCTGGGAGGGGAACAGGGAGATGGGAAGAATAATTGTGGACTAATGACTAATGACTAATGACTAATGACTAATGACTAATGACTAATGACTAATGACTAATGACTAATGACTAATGACTAATTTATATTGTTCAAAAGGACACGAGAATTATCCAGGGACTCGGTTCTGTCTTAAGTGTGGTGAGAAGTTAGTGGATAATTTTACAACTGTGGGGATTCAGCCGGGGTTAACTTTAAGCGATCGCTATTTGATTGTACGCCAAGTCGGACAGGGAGGATTTGGGCGTACTTATTTAGCTGAAGATATTAACCGTTTTCGTGAACTGTGTATTTTAAAAGAATTTTCTCCCCAAGTGCAAACACCCTATGTTTTACAAAAAGCAGAGGAATTGTTTCAACGGGAAGCTAAGGTACTTCATAAGCTACAACATCCCCAAATCCCCCGCTTCCGCGAAATATTCCGCGTCAACCAAGCTGGTAAGGAATACTTATTTTTAGTTCAGGATTATGTAGAAGGGGAAACCTATAGTAGTTTGCTAAGTTATCGCACACAGCAAGGCTTACGGTTCACAGAGGCAGAAATTCGGCAACTTTTGCTGCAAATCTTACCCATACTGGATTACATCCATTCTCTAGGCGTAATTCATCGTGATATCTCACCAGATAATCTCATTCTGCGTAGTGTCGATAAACTGCCAGTATTGATTGATTTTGGTGGTGTCAAACAAGTAGCGGTCGTTGTAGCATCTCAATATTATCAACCCGGTCAAGCACCATCTCACCCACCCGCCACTCTTCTGGGTAAAGTGGGATTTGCACCGCCAGAACAAATGCAAACTGGTTCTGTATCTCCTCACAGTGATTTGTATGCTTTAGCCGTTACAGCCCTGGTTTTACTTACAGGTAAACAACCCCAAGAATTACTTGATACCTATAACTTATCTTGGCAGTGGCGACGGGAAATTAGCCTGAGTCCGGCTTTAGGACAAGTATTAGATAAAATGTTAGCTCCTCGTCCTGGCGATCGCTATCAGTCAGCCGAGCAAGTTTTGCAAGCCCTTAACCCAGTACCAGTATATTATCCGCCTACTCAACCACCCGCACCTCTTCCAGTTTCTATCCCTACACCTATTCATACTACGCCGGAAACCGTTGCTGTTTCTCCACCTCCACCCCCTTTACCACCGCCTGCCAAAAGCTGGTGGACACCAACTAAAGTATTTTTAGCCACAGTATTATTAGTAGGTGGTACTGGTTTATTGTGGTGGGGTGTGAGTCAAGGCGATCGCAATACTATATCTGTTGATCCTACACCTACACCAACTACAAGCCAACCCACCAAACCCATAGAAAAATACTCACCAGAAGAACGACAACGCAAACAAAGATTAAGCGATCGTCGTCAACAATTGGGTATAGATTCTAACTTTTATATTAATTTAGTTAATCAAATTTTTTGGGACAAAAACCCCAGTGTCCGAGGCCGAACCCTCAGCGACGGCTCAGAAGATGAGAACTTACGAGCAGAGTGGGATGCAACCGCCGCCCAATTATTAGATAAACTAACACCAATGAGTTCTCGTGCTAGAAGACAGCTTGGTACTTATACTGCCGCAGAACGCGATCGCTGGAAAGTAGAAGTTAATCAAATTAACGTTGGTAGCCGTTCTTTATACGACTTGGGTGATGCAGCTTTCTTCCAAGCCTTTCCAGAACAAAAAGGTAAAAACTTCATTGATCAACCAATTGGGCAGGTTTGGCAAGCTTTTGTCAGTGATAAATTGAGTGCTATCCTTGCAAATAGTGCTTTTCAAAAGATTGTATTCGATCCAGGTGCTACAACTAAAACAGTCAGTGGCACACTACAACCTGCTGGTGGTAAAGTTTTCATTGCCGACTTAGCCCAAAATCAATCATTAGAGTTGCGACTACAAGCAAACCCCAAAGTTTTATTATCTGTCTATTCTCCCTCAGGCAAAATAGTATTTTTAGAAGACTCAGACAAACGCACTTTATCAGCCCAACTCCCAGAATCTGGATTTTATGAGTTTGTTGTCGTTTCCACTGCATCCTCATCCGCAGATTATCGCCTCACCCTCACAGTAGAAAACCCCACCCCACCACCAGAACCAACGCCAACAGAAACCCCTACCCAAACCCCTACTCCAACTCCTAGCGAAACGCCAACAGAAACACCCACGCCTACACCGAGTACAACACCGTAACTTTTTGTAGGTTACAAGGACTTGCACCCCTGCACATAACGAATGTATTACAAAGACTGTTTGAATTAGTTATTGAATAATGCTAGTTTATGAGCATAGTTTTAAAGCATGAAATTATCGTTGTGGCAAAGTTGTCCTTCATTGCTTTAAACCACGCAAAAATAGTTACTCACTGTACAATCAAAATGGACGTAACTGGATTCGAACCAGTGACCTCTACGATGTCAACGTAGCGCTCTAACCAACTGAGCTATACGTCCTTAACCACACGATTTATAACTATAACATAGATTTTGCTATTAGGCAAAATTTATTGTTTTAATCGCTGCTGTGCCAAAGCCATGAGCCTTTGCCCTTCTGGGTAGGCAGTTGTGCCGGGTTTGATTGTGTTGAGTTGGTTGATAATGCCTTGTATTTGCGCCTGGAACTGTTGCGGGTCGGAGGGAGGAGAAGCAATTATGCTTTGGATTTGCTCGTTGGCTTGTTTGAGCGATGATTGTGAATCGGTTTCCGCTTGCAGTCGAGTTTCAATAATGCCTAAGTTGGTTTGGTATGAGGCTAATAACTTCTGTGCTTCTACATAATCTGGGTCTTCAACGCGAATATTTTCTAGTTGGTCAATGGCTTTTGACCACAATTTAGCAATTTGTTCCCATTTAGTAGCTGTATGTGGGGGATTTTGGGATACTTGCGCCGCAGCTTGGGCAAATTGTTTTGCACCTGCAATTAGTTTGCTACTTTTAGGATCAACCAGCCCCTGAATTTTGCTTTGGTACATCGCTAATAGCTTTTGCGCTTCTAAATACCGGGGGTTTTCTAGGGGAACTTCGTTAATGCGGTTAATAGCTTGTTGCCACAATTGGGATGCTGTTTGTGGTTGTGTTTGCTTAATTTTCTCGGCGGCGAGGTCAAATTCTTGAGCGGCGGTGATGAAACTACCGATGCGAGCATTTTCAAAATCGCGCTTGTAGGCTCTTAGCTTACTTTTTGCTGTTTTTGCTGCTAATGTTTCTGAAGGAATTTCTTCTAACTGGTCAATACCTGCTTGCCAAGAAGCTACCGCTTTTTCTCTATCTTGTGTATTAGTAGCTTGGTCATATTGTTTTTTTGCCAATTGTACGGCTAGTTCACCTTGATTTAGTGGTGTTAACGCGTTCTGGTCTTGAAATGCGATCGCATTTATCCGCGCCGCCTGCTGACGTGCTGCTTCAAACTCATCTACAGTAAATCGCCAGCTGCAACCAAACCACCTACAATAACTCTGAGGATAGTACCCCAAAAACCAGACTGGTAGATTATCTAGATGTTTTTGTGCTTGTTGGACTTTTTTTGCACCCTCCTCAATATCAGCTGGACTAGTAGCTTTATTAACTAACTGATCAGCTTGCTCAAGATTTTGAATCACTCCGCGATAGTGATAATCCATATTCATATAACTGGGTAACAGTAGTATGGGTGCTGTTCTCGCCACAGGCCAGCGAATCATAGGATACGGCAAATTCGCTACCCAAACCACCCCAGCCGAACTACCTACAAGAATTACCGTCCATTTGATTTTGCTGAAAATTCCC harbors:
- a CDS encoding serine/threonine-protein kinase, coding for MQVYCSKQHANHGSNRFCTHCGEALPLAVQQIIDNRYRIIRQLGQGGFGRTYLAEDIKKANQPFVVKEFAPQVEQKEDLQKAKELFEREANVLKRLQHSQIPRFHGSLQAKIGTKDFFFLVQDYVEGDNYWQLLEQRQSQGKAFTEQEIITLLQQILPVLSYIHSQNVVHRDISPDNLICRRADNLPILIDFGGVKQLPASQGLWLTKLAGNNTILGKKGYAPEEQLRQGKVFISSDLYSLGVTALVLLTGKEPQQLYDSYQGIWRWGREIKVSRQLETVLKKMLAYKPSDRYQSAAQILNDLPAPLGVTKPPSTHLTKIKTMVVSPGRKATVLAGKLQRQTQAASQKLPLPIWLRPFAISFGVTGLIVLTGAGTFALVNSVVRGVSSISLPSISLPELPSLPNPLAQPVGDKNKTSSGEILNRRQQLEIPERFFIQTVDSLFYAQKPQLKGRSLTSKAEDAPLREEWHIVAGDFLNKIEQANLSTASRRKLGSYTQRDYENWRRQARSGQLGNYTINDLNTDTNQKFDKLFPNQRRGKLNQQTFGQIWYAIADDQVSKARSGK
- a CDS encoding serine/threonine-protein kinase, encoding MTNLYCSKGHENYPGTRFCLKCGEKLVDNFTTVGIQPGLTLSDRYLIVRQVGQGGFGRTYLAEDINRFRELCILKEFSPQVQTPYVLQKAEELFQREAKVLHKLQHPQIPRFREIFRVNQAGKEYLFLVQDYVEGETYSSLLSYRTQQGLRFTEAEIRQLLLQILPILDYIHSLGVIHRDISPDNLILRSVDKLPVLIDFGGVKQVAVVVASQYYQPGQAPSHPPATLLGKVGFAPPEQMQTGSVSPHSDLYALAVTALVLLTGKQPQELLDTYNLSWQWRREISLSPALGQVLDKMLAPRPGDRYQSAEQVLQALNPVPVYYPPTQPPAPLPVSIPTPIHTTPETVAVSPPPPPLPPPAKSWWTPTKVFLATVLLVGGTGLLWWGVSQGDRNTISVDPTPTPTTSQPTKPIEKYSPEERQRKQRLSDRRQQLGIDSNFYINLVNQIFWDKNPSVRGRTLSDGSEDENLRAEWDATAAQLLDKLTPMSSRARRQLGTYTAAERDRWKVEVNQINVGSRSLYDLGDAAFFQAFPEQKGKNFIDQPIGQVWQAFVSDKLSAILANSAFQKIVFDPGATTKTVSGTLQPAGGKVFIADLAQNQSLELRLQANPKVLLSVYSPSGKIVFLEDSDKRTLSAQLPESGFYEFVVVSTASSSADYRLTLTVENPTPPPEPTPTETPTQTPTPTPSETPTETPTPTPSTTP
- a CDS encoding molybdopterin molybdotransferase MoeA; translated protein: MVSVRDAADIIFNLVKPLDSQQDREIVDLLAANGRILATPVDSPLDFPHWDNSAMDGYAVGYEDVQNSSAEQPVSLEIIEEIPAGYQPKSTLQPGQAARIFTGAVIPKGADTVVMQERTRQEDKDNRVFILTTPQPGEFVRRKASYYQAGTQLLPAGIKLTAAEIAILAASQCPQVKVYRRPRVAILSTGDELVTPDQPLQPGQIVDSNQYALAALVRQIGAEPILLGIVKDNPKALEETITHAVTNADIIISSGGVSVGDYDYVDQILAALGATIHIRSVEMRPGKPLTVATFPQSVIYFGLPGNPAAVLVTFWRFVQPVIKKLSGLVEGWEPGFVKVRSHDELRSDGKRETYIWGRLHLIDGVYEFHKAGGSHSSGNLINLAQTNALAMLPVGKTLISSGEEVLVLQNNF
- a CDS encoding phenylacetate--CoA ligase family protein, which gives rise to MTNNELRRTQVIKAWDDFVTTPLASLLETHQQTSDESAVLSLFRDVAANVPAYQAFLAERGIDANTIQSLEDFRQLPAIAKDNYISRYPLTDLCRNGNLSGCDMIAASSGSTGKPTFWPRFFTDELQIATRFEQIFHDSFAADTRRTLAVICFTLGTWVGGMFTTNCCRYLASKGYLITVITPGNNKEEILRVVQELGGNFEQVVLLGYPPFLKDVIDTGIARGVEWQRYQIKLVMAGEVFSEEWRSLVGERMGSQNSCYDSASLYGTADAGVLGNETPLSICIRRFLAQTPEAAKALFGESRLPTLVQYDPVNRFFEVQDGQLLFSGNNGVPLIRYNILDTGGIITYDAMLEFLANWGFNPLETLKSSRGINQLPFVYVFGRSNFTVSYFGANIYPENVTVGLEQTVIQEWVTGKFVLQVKEDTDKNRFLSVVVELAPGVEDSEDKRQAIANSILTQLLRLNSEFANYVPPEYQIPQVALASMGDHEYFPIGVKHRYTRK